The following are from one region of the Nostoc cf. commune SO-36 genome:
- a CDS encoding TPM domain-containing protein yields the protein MQSCFWRRILVSIAVFFLAGSIWVMHSPPALAYDNPELLPNIFTPVVDLAKSLPVLQEEKLVKDLEQFEVDTGWKLRVLTQYDRTPGRAVIKYWGLDDKSILLVADSRGGNILSFSVGDAVYELLPRTFWIELQTRFGNLYFVREQGEDQAILQALESVKGCLLKGGCNVVPGLPREQWILTLISSIIGGIICGFAAQPREKGQIFAWQWALIFSPLWGILFLAFGIGPVVTRTSDWLPLTRNISGFLIGVLVAYLSPVFSRSSSSNEL from the coding sequence ATGCAATCTTGTTTTTGGCGACGAATCCTAGTATCTATTGCAGTATTTTTTCTTGCTGGGTCAATTTGGGTGATGCATTCTCCCCCAGCACTGGCTTATGACAATCCTGAGTTACTCCCTAACATCTTTACCCCAGTTGTAGACTTAGCAAAATCTCTTCCTGTCTTGCAAGAAGAAAAGCTTGTCAAAGATTTAGAGCAGTTTGAAGTTGATACGGGCTGGAAACTGCGAGTATTGACTCAGTATGACCGCACCCCAGGTCGCGCAGTCATAAAATATTGGGGTTTGGATGACAAAAGCATTCTACTAGTTGCCGATTCTCGTGGCGGTAACATCCTCAGTTTTAGTGTCGGCGATGCTGTTTATGAACTTTTACCCCGGACTTTCTGGATAGAACTGCAAACCCGTTTTGGTAATTTGTATTTTGTCCGCGAACAAGGCGAAGATCAAGCCATTCTGCAAGCCTTAGAATCGGTTAAAGGCTGTTTACTCAAAGGTGGTTGCAATGTAGTCCCCGGACTGCCACGAGAGCAGTGGATTCTCACCTTGATTAGCTCAATTATTGGTGGGATAATTTGTGGATTTGCAGCTCAACCCCGCGAAAAAGGACAGATTTTTGCTTGGCAATGGGCTTTAATTTTCTCACCTTTGTGGGGAATTTTGTTTCTTGCCTTCGGTATTGGGCCAGTGGTGACACGCACAAGCGACTGGCTACCTCTAACTCGCAATATCTCTGGGTTTCTTATTGGTGTCTTGGTTGCCTACCTATCTCCTGTTTTCAGCCGGTCTTCTTCCAGTAATGAGTTATGA
- a CDS encoding DUF2281 domain-containing protein: protein MTNKELLIQEIETLPPELLTEALDLIRSIKVNYTKKELELGMLKPIPPSDSRKTSSEKEQLTYRPASGRSILRHAGTWEGDDFEECLQAVYATRGQAKFDEENLFE, encoded by the coding sequence ATGACTAACAAAGAATTATTAATCCAAGAAATAGAAACTTTACCGCCGGAGTTGCTAACAGAAGCACTTGATTTAATACGTTCTATTAAAGTTAACTATACAAAAAAGGAGTTGGAGCTAGGTATGCTTAAACCTATCCCTCCTAGCGATTCTAGAAAAACTTCTAGTGAGAAAGAGCAACTTACATACCGTCCTGCTTCCGGGCGCTCCATTCTTCGTCATGCTGGCACTTGGGAAGGTGACGATTTTGAAGAATGCCTTCAAGCAGTATATGCTACCCGTGGTCAAGCTAAATTTGATGAAGAAAACTTATTTGAATAA
- a CDS encoding type II toxin-antitoxin system VapC family toxin, translated as MYLLDTNHCSAIILGKPDVIRRVNEVGENNIATCVIVQGELTFMMEKSQRKENNLVRLTEFLEDIRTYHVTEEIATIYGQIKAVLFNRFAPKDKNKRRKTKIVDLGFDENDIWIAAIALQNNLTVVSSDSDFLRIQQVRTFSLSSWV; from the coding sequence ATGTATTTACTTGATACAAATCATTGTAGTGCAATTATTTTAGGCAAACCAGATGTTATCCGTCGTGTGAATGAAGTTGGAGAAAATAACATTGCTACTTGCGTAATTGTTCAGGGTGAACTGACATTCATGATGGAAAAATCTCAACGCAAGGAGAATAATCTAGTTCGCTTGACAGAATTTTTAGAAGATATTCGTACATACCATGTAACAGAAGAAATAGCAACAATTTACGGTCAAATTAAGGCAGTTTTATTCAATCGATTTGCACCCAAAGATAAAAACAAGCGGCGAAAAACTAAAATTGTTGATTTGGGTTTTGATGAAAACGACATTTGGATAGCTGCTATTGCACTGCAAAATAATTTAACTGTCGTTTCCAGTGATAGTGACTTTTTGCGGATTCAGCAGGTGAGAACCTTTTCGCTGTCATCTTGGGTTTGA
- a CDS encoding DUF948 domain-containing protein, producing the protein MIEPLFWLGLSLLLVATSLTAVLVAAIPALQELARAARSAEKLFDTLSRELPPTLEAIRVTGLELTDLTDDVSEGVKSATQVVKQVDKSLDTARIQAQNLQVGTRTIFVGVKAAWRNFTRQKPVRRTSDRLPSSEKPPLTLREREALKQENRRIKAEVYHANDSYSDAASWETNFDDGD; encoded by the coding sequence GTGATTGAACCCCTGTTTTGGTTGGGACTTTCCTTACTTTTAGTCGCCACAAGCTTAACTGCGGTTTTAGTGGCGGCAATACCGGCTTTGCAGGAGTTAGCACGCGCGGCTCGCAGTGCAGAAAAGCTATTTGATACCCTCTCGCGGGAGTTACCACCCACTCTAGAAGCAATCCGCGTCACTGGTTTAGAACTCACTGACTTAACTGATGATGTCAGTGAAGGTGTGAAAAGTGCTACTCAAGTCGTGAAACAAGTTGATAAAAGTCTTGATACTGCAAGAATTCAGGCTCAAAATCTGCAAGTAGGTACACGTACTATTTTTGTTGGCGTGAAAGCCGCTTGGAGAAACTTCACGCGCCAAAAACCCGTAAGACGAACAAGCGATCGCTTGCCAAGTAGCGAAAAACCACCACTAACGTTGCGAGAACGAGAAGCGCTAAAGCAAGAAAATCGCCGGATCAAAGCAGAAGTGTACCATGCTAATGACAGTTACAGCGACGCTGCTAGCTGGGAAACTAATTTCGATGACGGAGATTGA
- a CDS encoding YtxH domain-containing protein, giving the protein MSNNRSGVFIGGLMLGATIGALTGLLVAPRTGRETRKILKKSANAIPELAEDLSTSVQIQADRLSASALRNWDDTLDRLREAIAAGVDASQRESQDLKRQTSVDDSDSLPQQLERS; this is encoded by the coding sequence ATGTCTAATAACCGTTCTGGAGTATTTATTGGCGGTTTGATGCTGGGGGCTACTATCGGTGCTTTAACCGGTTTGCTCGTGGCTCCACGCACAGGGCGCGAAACGCGTAAAATTTTGAAAAAATCTGCCAATGCTATCCCAGAATTGGCAGAAGATTTATCAACGAGTGTGCAAATCCAAGCAGATCGTCTTTCTGCTAGCGCACTACGAAACTGGGATGACACTTTAGACAGATTACGCGAAGCGATCGCAGCAGGTGTAGATGCCAGTCAGCGAGAAAGTCAAGACTTAAAGCGACAAACATCTGTTGATGACTCAGATTCCCTTCCTCAGCAATTAGAACGCTCATAA
- a CDS encoding metal ABC transporter solute-binding protein, Zn/Mn family: MTIGFVGCGNQAARTTFIETSTQVNENLPQVVATTSVLCDLTRQVAGNTVNLTCLIPPTANPQFYKPKQEDRKAIEQANLILYTGYNFEPNLIKLIKATKNPAPKIAVGQVAVSKPQKFQVGGKNVTDPHVWHNSKNTIRMVEVINSNLRKLESSNAETYSRNTKKITNELTQLDKWIKSRIASIPAKKRKLVTTSDALGYYAKAYSISLAGGLQSISTNEKLTAARVKNLATNIKRAKVSTIFAEEAINPNLIESVATEAEVKISDRKLYAEGLGEPGSDGDTYQKMMIANTRTIAEGLGGTYLMFEAKAAR; encoded by the coding sequence TTGACGATTGGATTTGTTGGGTGCGGAAATCAAGCAGCAAGAACCACATTTATTGAGACTAGCACCCAGGTAAATGAAAATCTTCCTCAAGTGGTAGCGACTACAAGCGTATTGTGTGACTTAACCAGACAGGTTGCAGGAAATACAGTTAACCTTACCTGCTTAATTCCCCCTACTGCCAATCCGCAATTTTATAAACCAAAACAGGAAGATCGTAAAGCTATTGAGCAAGCTAATCTTATTCTTTATACTGGTTACAATTTTGAACCGAATCTGATCAAATTAATAAAAGCTACTAAAAACCCTGCACCGAAAATAGCCGTCGGTCAAGTTGCGGTATCGAAGCCACAAAAATTTCAGGTAGGCGGTAAGAATGTGACTGATCCTCACGTTTGGCACAATAGCAAAAATACTATCAGAATGGTGGAGGTAATTAATAGTAATCTGAGAAAATTAGAATCTAGTAATGCAGAGACTTATAGCCGCAATACTAAAAAAATTACAAATGAACTCACTCAACTAGATAAGTGGATTAAGTCAAGAATTGCCAGTATTCCTGCCAAAAAACGCAAGTTAGTTACAACCTCTGATGCCCTGGGTTATTACGCTAAAGCATACAGTATTTCATTAGCAGGGGGATTGCAAAGTATTAGTACTAACGAAAAACTGACAGCCGCACGAGTAAAAAATTTAGCTACAAACATTAAACGGGCTAAAGTGTCAACAATTTTTGCTGAGGAAGCAATTAATCCTAATTTGATTGAATCTGTAGCTACAGAAGCTGAGGTGAAAATTTCTGACAGAAAGCTTTATGCTGAGGGACTTGGTGAACCAGGAAGCGACGGAGATACTTATCAGAAAATGATGATTGCCAATACACGCACAATTGCAGAAGGGCTAGGAGGGACTTATTTGATGTTTGAAGCAAAAGCTGCTAGATAG
- a CDS encoding DUF427 domain-containing protein, with protein sequence MVNSQRIEPAPGQESVWDYPRPPRLEDTSKHIQIIFNEVIIADTHSAKRVLETSHPPSYYIPPADIKIEYLHLTPQSSFCEWKGSASYYTIRVGDKEVHNVAWFYPNPTPAFESMKDYVAFYAHVMDKCYVNGEEVQPQPGNFYGGWITSDIVGPFKGAPGTWGW encoded by the coding sequence ATGGTTAATTCTCAACGCATCGAACCCGCTCCCGGACAAGAATCAGTTTGGGATTACCCCCGTCCACCTCGTCTGGAGGACACAAGCAAACATATCCAAATAATCTTTAATGAAGTAATAATTGCAGATACTCACAGCGCCAAACGTGTTTTAGAAACCAGTCATCCTCCTTCTTACTACATTCCTCCTGCGGATATCAAAATTGAATATCTACATTTGACACCGCAATCTAGCTTTTGTGAATGGAAAGGAAGTGCTAGTTACTACACAATCCGAGTTGGTGATAAAGAAGTTCATAATGTTGCTTGGTTCTACCCAAACCCCACACCAGCGTTTGAATCTATGAAAGACTATGTAGCTTTTTATGCTCATGTCATGGATAAATGCTATGTGAATGGCGAAGAGGTGCAACCCCAACCAGGTAACTTCTACGGCGGTTGGATTACCAGTGATATTGTTGGGCCATTCAAAGGCGCTCCTGGTACTTGGGGATGGTAA
- a CDS encoding HlyD family efflux transporter periplasmic adaptor subunit: MTQINGNHLNGNQKNGNQKNGLKQDSRVLTKQQKAAQESLSNSNNQEFEQSIVLRQSPIWSRTIMVTLMGLACFAIAWAYFAKIEQVVPAAGQLKPQGTIKEVQAPVSGVVKTVNVKDGQEVKPGDLLLTFDSIAPVAELNSLNKIRVALIKENQIYRRLMGASTATGSELLYLRGSLPPETAFLLKSRAALVAENELFRTQLKNSGQSSEVGIDEQQLLRVAKKELDSRSSAARLEVEKTKKQLSQNQIKLEDSKASLAIQEGILGKLKILAEEGGISQLQYLNQQQEVQNRTAEVAQLGEELKRLQFDIEKGQQELSNTVAVSDKNILDKIGENKQRIATIDSQFSKVLLDNEQRLADVNSKISQTQLNVRYQELRAPVAGTVFDLQAKNPGFVANPTTKLLQIVPNENYIAEVFITNKDIGFVRKGMKVDVRIDSFPYSEFGDIKGEVTGIGSDALPPDQTHQFYRFPAKVSLDRQSLVIKGKNVNLQSGMSISANIKVREERTVLSLFTELFTKQVDALKEVR; the protein is encoded by the coding sequence ATGACTCAAATTAATGGGAATCACCTCAACGGCAATCAGAAAAATGGCAATCAGAAAAACGGACTCAAGCAAGATTCACGGGTACTTACAAAACAACAGAAAGCTGCTCAAGAGTCTTTAAGTAACTCAAACAATCAAGAATTTGAGCAATCCATTGTCTTGCGCCAATCCCCAATTTGGTCGCGTACAATCATGGTTACACTCATGGGGCTAGCCTGCTTTGCAATTGCTTGGGCTTATTTTGCCAAAATTGAGCAAGTAGTGCCAGCAGCAGGGCAATTAAAGCCGCAAGGAACAATTAAAGAAGTTCAGGCTCCTGTTAGTGGAGTTGTGAAAACAGTTAACGTTAAAGATGGACAAGAAGTCAAGCCAGGAGATTTACTGCTAACATTTGATTCCATCGCCCCGGTAGCCGAATTAAATTCTTTAAATAAAATTCGTGTTGCATTAATTAAAGAAAACCAGATTTATCGCCGATTAATGGGTGCAAGTACTGCCACAGGATCTGAACTGTTATATTTGCGCGGCAGTTTGCCACCAGAAACAGCTTTTCTGTTAAAAAGTCGGGCAGCCTTAGTAGCAGAAAATGAATTATTTCGGACTCAATTAAAAAATTCTGGTCAATCTTCTGAGGTAGGAATTGACGAACAACAACTTTTAAGAGTTGCTAAAAAGGAATTAGACTCCCGTTCCTCAGCAGCGCGGCTAGAAGTAGAAAAAACCAAAAAACAACTTAGTCAAAATCAAATTAAGCTTGAAGATAGCAAAGCAAGTTTAGCTATTCAAGAGGGAATTTTAGGGAAACTGAAGATATTAGCAGAAGAAGGTGGTATTTCTCAACTTCAGTATCTCAATCAGCAACAAGAAGTCCAAAACCGCACAGCAGAAGTAGCACAACTAGGTGAGGAACTAAAACGCCTCCAGTTTGATATAGAAAAAGGACAACAAGAGTTAAGTAATACGGTCGCTGTTTCTGATAAAAATATTTTGGATAAGATAGGCGAGAACAAACAGCGTATTGCCACAATCGATAGCCAATTCAGCAAAGTTCTCCTAGATAATGAGCAACGTTTGGCGGATGTAAATAGTAAAATATCTCAAACACAGTTAAACGTTAGATATCAAGAACTCCGTGCCCCTGTAGCTGGCACAGTTTTCGATTTGCAAGCAAAAAACCCTGGTTTTGTGGCGAATCCCACGACAAAACTGCTGCAAATTGTCCCCAATGAAAACTATATAGCTGAAGTTTTCATCACTAACAAAGATATTGGGTTTGTGCGAAAAGGCATGAAAGTCGATGTAAGAATTGACTCCTTTCCTTACAGCGAGTTTGGCGATATCAAGGGAGAAGTGACTGGCATAGGCTCAGACGCATTACCGCCAGATCAAACCCATCAGTTTTATAGATTTCCGGCAAAAGTCTCATTAGATAGGCAATCCCTAGTAATTAAGGGTAAAAACGTTAACTTGCAATCAGGTATGTCCATCAGTGCCAATATAAAAGTGCGCGAAGAACGGACTGTGCTTAGTTTATTCACTGAGTTGTTTACCAAGCAAGTTGATGCTCTTAAAGAGGTACGATGA